A single genomic interval of Daucus carota subsp. sativus chromosome 1, DH1 v3.0, whole genome shotgun sequence harbors:
- the LOC108214983 gene encoding U-box domain-containing protein 27, with protein MVRDDLRISIPSLFKCPISLDVMTSPVSLCTGVTYDRSSIQRWLDSGHNTCPATMQLLQTKEVVPNHTLKRLIKIWSDSVQTQSNSLTQLQARSLVAELKETCSEIDENSFAIVAKLTSFASESIQNRKFLAKISGFLGFLIEMFNKHLKKFYFAEKVIQLCCVVLEEDEDKQRLSNAIDKHEFQVSISIILQHGAPDSKIAAIRVLELLAIDLDSNILSELIKLIGANTKPNSVIESCLSCLISSAIHKRIRIKLVQLGAIQSLGGLLSASDISVLIVEKIMKILEMLTGCKEGRNAICENESCLNAIVKNLLKVSSRATEHGVTILWSLCCLFRESKAQAVVAKSNGLTKLLLLMQSNCSQAVRQMSSDMLKMFRVNSKSCLISYETKTTHIMPF; from the coding sequence ATGGTTAGAGATGACCTGCGTATATCTATACCTAGCTTATTCAAATGCCCTATTTCACTCGACGTCATGACCTCTCCGGTGAGTCTCTGCACCGGCGTCACCTACGATCGTTCCAGCATCCAACGGTGGCTCGATAGCGGCCACAACACGTGTCCGGCGACGATGCAGCTTCTCCAAACCAAAGAGGTTGTTCCGAATCACACTCTCAAACGCCTCATTAAGATCTGGTCCGACTCGGTGCAGACTCAGTCCAACTCGCTCACTCAGCTCCAAGCTCGTTCTCTCGTGGCCGAACTTAAGGAAACGTGTAGTGAAATTGACGAGAATTCGTTCGCGATCGTCGCGAAACTCACTTCGTTTGCGTCCGAGTCGATTCAGAACCGCAAGTTCCTGGCGAAGATCAGCGGATTTTTAGGATTTTTGATCGAAATGTTTAATAAGCATTTGAAGAAATTTTATTTCGCAGAGAAAGTTATACAATTGTGTTGTGTTGTACTCGAAGAGGATGAAGATAAACAGAGATTATCGAACGCAATCGATAAACACGAGTTCCAAGTTTCGATATCGATCATACTTCAACACGGAGCTCCTGATTCGAAAATCGCAGCGATTAGAGTCCTAGAGCTTCTCGCAATTGATCTAGACTCGAACATTTTATCCGAATTGATTAAACTTATAGGTGCTAATACGAAACCGAACAGTGTAATTGAATCGTGCTTATCGTGTTTAATTTCTTCTGCGATTCATAAACGAATTCGAATCAAGTTAGTTCAACTCGGAGCTATTCAATCTCTGGGAGGATTATTATCAGCGTCCGATATAAGTGTTCTAATTGTCGAGAAGATTATGAAGATTCTAGAAATGCTGACCGGTTGCAAGGAAGGAAGGAACGCGATTTGCGAGAACGAATCGTGTTTGAACGCGATCGTGAAGAATTTGTTGAAGGTTTCGAGTCGTGCAACGGAGCACGGAGTAACGATTCTGTGGAGTTTGTGTTGCTTGTTCCGAGAATCGAAGGCTCAGGCGGTTGTGGCCAAGAGCAACGGATTGACGAAGCTGTTGCTGCTGATGCAGAGCAATTGTTCTCAAGCTGTTCGACAAATGTCTAGCGATATGTTGAAGATGTTTAGGGTTAATTCCAAATCTTGTTTGATTAGTTATGAAACGAAAACTACTCATATCATGCCGTTTTGA
- the LOC135147657 gene encoding protein FAR1-RELATED SEQUENCE 5-like — MFARFEGRKSLKKNGYVNVHDDDVICGNDRDNIEYVNVDSDGDEYFCSEQLDEEDKLHENRGSMHESSDNFHDSSDNIVDGDEPITGENRGKNPVKDEEILIGSVGSVKSKRRRDVLPRSGCKVRMYVVNKKKTSHWEITSLELEHNHEVVTPSKMSLIRRERHVSAAQGNLIKTLHVSGFPPRQQMNIFGKMHVGAEQVGFDSQHLRNVVRDFRKDNMGVNDAQAGLDLLYRLKEESGGKFFIKTLLDDEERLKCLVWVDPRSLMAYKNFGDVVAFDTIYGTNRYAMPFVAFTRVNHHYQSILFGFALVRDELKTTFEWVLSTWLEAMEGKEPMAIITIKI; from the exons ATGTTTGCAAGATTTGAAGGTAGaaaaagtttgaaaaaaaatggtTATGTTAATGTACATGATGATGATGTTATATGTGGTAATGATAGAGATAATATTGAGTACGTTAATGTTGATAGTGATGGTGACGAGTATTTTTGTAGTGAGCAATTAGATGAAGAAGATAAATTGCATGAGAATAGAGGTAGTATGCATGAAAGTAGTGATAATTTCCATGATAGTAGTGATAATATTGTTGACGGAGATGAGCCTATTA CGGGAGAAAATCGTGGGAAAAACCCCGTTAAGGACGAAGAAATATTGATTGGTAGTGTTGGAAGTGTAAAGAGCAAACGGCGTAGAGATGTGCTTCCTAGAAGTGGTTGCAAAGTTAGAATGTACGTGGTTAATAAGAAAAAAACAAGTCATTGGGAGATAACCTCTTTGGAATTAGAACACAATCACGAAGTTGTTACTCCTTCTAAGATGAGTTTGATAAGACGGGAGAGACATGTGAGCGCGGCTCAAGGAAATTTAATCAAGACCTTACATGTTTCGGGTTTCCCACCAAGACAACAAATGAATATTTTTGGTAAAATGCACGTAGGAGCGGAACAAGTGGGTTTTGATAGCCAACATTTAAGAAATGTCGTACGCGATTTTAGAAAGGATAACATGGGAGTAAACGATGCTCAAGCCGGTTTGGATTTGTTGTATCgattgaaagaagagagtggCGGTAAGTTTTTCATCAAGACTCTCCTTGATGACGAAGAAAGATTGAAGTGTCTTGTATGGGTCGATCCCCGCTCTTTGATGGCCTACAAAAACTTTGGTGATGTGGTTGCGTTTGACACTATATATGGAACTAATAGATATGCTATGCCGTTTGTGGCTTTCACCAGAGTGAACCATCACTATCAATCAATACTTTTTGGTTTTGCACTCGTGCGGGATGAATTGAAGACAACTTTTGAGTGGGTTTTGAGTACTTGGCTAGAGGCAATGGAAGGCAAAGAACCCATGGCTATTATAACGATCAAGATCTAG